Proteins encoded by one window of Lathyrus oleraceus cultivar Zhongwan6 chromosome 1, CAAS_Psat_ZW6_1.0, whole genome shotgun sequence:
- the LOC127102089 gene encoding uncharacterized protein LOC127102089: MDPIKYIFEKPVVTGRISQWQMLFTEYDIQYVTQKAIKGSVLSDYLAHLPVEGYHPLRFDFPNEYIMFIRDFTMPVSEISPEEGPEPGSRWTLVFGGASNARGRGIGAVITSPTGFHLPFIGRLCFDCTNNKAEYEACIYGLEEAINLRIKILEVYGDSALVISQVKGDWETRDSKLIPYKEYIRKLVP; this comes from the coding sequence atggatccaataaagtatatcttcgAAAAGCCTGTTGTTACTGGTAGAATTTCCCAGTGGCAAATGTTGTTTACcgagtatgatattcagtatgTGACCCAGAAAGCGATAAAGGGGAGTGTTCTGTCTGACTACCTTGCTCACCTACCTGTCGAAGGTTATCACCcgttgaggtttgactttccaAACGAATACATCATGTTTATCAGAGATTTCACTATGCCAGTCTCCGAGATAAGCCCTGAGGAAGGCCCCGAACCAGGATCgcgatggacgctcgtgttcggAGGTGCTTCCAATGCTCGTGGCCGCGGCATAGGCGCTGTTATTACTTCTCCAACCGGTTTCCACCTTCCATTTATCGGTAGACTGTGTTTCGACTGCACCAACAATAAggcagaatatgaagcatgtataTATGGTTTGGAAGAAGCCATCAACTTAAGGATCAAGATTCTCGAGGTATACGgtgattcagctctggtaatAAGTCAGGTAAAAGGTGATTGGGAGACTCGGGATAGCAAGTTGATACCTTATAAAGAGTATATCAGAAAACTGGTACCCTAG